From one Synechocystis sp. PCC 6803 substr. PCC-P genomic stretch:
- a CDS encoding DUF4160 domain-containing protein yields the protein MFRAEGYVFFFYANEGQEPMHVHVRHGGGYAKF from the coding sequence ATCTTCAGAGCAGAGGGATATGTCTTCTTTTTTTATGCCAACGAAGGCCAGGAGCCAATGCATGTCCATGTTAGGCACGGAGGTGGGTATGCCAAGTTTTAG
- a CDS encoding Na+-translocating NADH-quinone reductase subunit B produces the protein MLTVHRDARDYQIIFLCSFLSLGILARDWSLSPLVIAVVLATALTVQSLFTINQQGNFSRWFSLDTWQSLWRHQGWKSALITGLGLCLLLRANHLSTLILAASLAIASKFLLQAWGKHWFNPANFGIIAALTLTGDAWVSPGQWGTTLWLGAVFLAAGGLVLGKVGRWDTSIMFLAVYAGLDLARNAWLGWPPEVSFHHLENGSLLVFALFMLTDPRSIPNARSSRLIWATAIAIFSLILQYHFYLPTALFWALFCLSPLTVLLDRQFPAPRFQWWQKKNPVPSN, from the coding sequence ATGCTGACTGTCCACCGTGATGCCCGGGATTACCAGATTATTTTTCTCTGTAGCTTTTTGAGTTTGGGGATATTGGCCCGGGACTGGAGTTTAAGCCCCCTGGTGATCGCCGTTGTTTTGGCCACTGCCCTGACAGTGCAATCCTTATTCACCATTAATCAACAGGGCAATTTTAGTCGGTGGTTTTCCCTCGATACCTGGCAGAGTTTATGGAGACATCAAGGTTGGAAAAGTGCTTTGATTACTGGCTTAGGTCTTTGTCTATTACTCCGAGCCAACCATTTATCCACTTTGATATTGGCGGCTAGTTTGGCGATCGCCAGCAAATTTTTGTTGCAAGCCTGGGGTAAACATTGGTTTAATCCGGCTAACTTCGGCATTATTGCCGCTCTGACTTTAACGGGGGATGCGTGGGTTTCCCCTGGACAATGGGGCACGACTCTCTGGTTGGGAGCAGTTTTCCTGGCTGCGGGGGGTTTGGTGTTGGGTAAAGTGGGACGATGGGACACATCAATAATGTTTTTGGCGGTTTATGCCGGGTTGGATTTAGCCCGCAACGCTTGGTTAGGTTGGCCGCCGGAAGTTAGTTTCCATCATTTGGAAAATGGCAGTTTACTGGTGTTTGCCCTGTTTATGCTCACCGATCCCCGCTCCATTCCCAATGCCCGCTCTAGTCGTTTAATCTGGGCTACGGCGATCGCCATTTTTAGCCTAATTTTGCAATATCACTTCTACTTGCCCACTGCTTTGTTCTGGGCCTTGTTTTGTCTTTCGCCCCTGACCGTATTGCTAGACCGTCAGTTTCCCGCCCCTCGTTTTCAATGGTGGCAGAAGAAGAACCCTGTACCGTCAAATTAA
- a CDS encoding serine/threonine protein kinase: MTPSLSLGQRLDDRYLIQLHLGQNSLGQQYLAQDTHRFDEPCTITVLTAPPGDKAGNLFKQQAEILYALDHPQIANFREFFALGSELYLVQDFIEGQSYFDLLKDRRLQGKAFTELEVRQWCRQLLPVLHYLHIQKICHGQISPSSIMRRTVDGLPVLVDFTHSQYYSGTPGEDRRDLHGLGLGAIALLTGEVNPNPPWENLLSSVALSQEFRQLLLKLLAWPPLVDWPTLTDNLNNLPQHFLPTVAEFNLTSTIPEQTDNGVGKSSTGEPPFPTVHQSPESSSSAKVKNMVRVDGLKGLVKKSFILLGLMAIAMALGWGAGQLWLDNQQRAALEKLAQEEPGDDVPEKTDLEIKNEIRARRLNLGISPQRFQTLMDDGLAFQLGIDPQQRLEKNPNTNGAPLSLGSPEQQMAMTITVLDALESLSREATRDFAQNNSGDRRRWIPRVNQLRLSSRSFYDLVNARFHHYLPMVSPALLGEPEFEQRPLAQVWNAMAFDSLASLEDESHYQRLSFDDTNQLNLNGTLEPGEGYAYAVTIPPTEEFSLQLTAPPTARISFYPPTGPEVILQNSAMHRWSGPTDQAGYYELVITSVAEEPIAFELELSIIPASAQPF; this comes from the coding sequence ATGACCCCATCCTTGTCCCTGGGCCAACGCCTCGATGACCGTTACCTGATTCAACTGCATTTAGGACAAAATTCCCTGGGTCAGCAGTATCTGGCCCAAGATACCCACCGCTTTGATGAACCCTGCACCATCACGGTTTTAACTGCGCCCCCCGGGGACAAAGCCGGCAATTTGTTTAAGCAACAGGCGGAAATACTCTACGCCCTCGACCATCCCCAAATTGCTAATTTCCGGGAGTTTTTTGCCCTGGGGTCAGAGCTTTATCTAGTACAGGATTTTATCGAAGGACAATCCTATTTCGATTTGCTCAAAGACCGCCGCCTTCAGGGGAAAGCTTTTACGGAATTGGAAGTACGCCAATGGTGCCGTCAACTGCTACCGGTTTTACACTATCTCCACATCCAGAAAATTTGCCATGGCCAGATTAGCCCCAGTAGTATAATGCGCCGTACAGTGGATGGGCTGCCAGTGTTGGTAGATTTTACTCATAGTCAATATTATTCCGGTACTCCAGGGGAAGACCGACGAGATTTACATGGTCTAGGCCTGGGGGCGATCGCCTTGCTGACGGGGGAAGTTAACCCTAACCCACCTTGGGAAAACCTGTTGTCCTCCGTTGCCCTCAGTCAGGAATTTCGCCAGTTATTGCTGAAATTACTAGCTTGGCCGCCCCTGGTGGATTGGCCTACTTTGACGGACAATCTGAACAACTTGCCCCAGCATTTTTTGCCTACAGTGGCTGAGTTTAACCTGACGTCCACCATACCAGAGCAAACTGATAATGGCGTTGGTAAATCTAGCACCGGGGAACCCCCTTTCCCCACAGTCCATCAGTCTCCTGAATCTTCTTCTTCCGCAAAAGTAAAAAATATGGTCCGAGTCGATGGGTTAAAGGGGCTAGTCAAAAAATCATTCATCTTACTGGGCTTGATGGCGATCGCCATGGCCCTAGGCTGGGGAGCAGGGCAGTTATGGCTAGATAATCAACAACGGGCGGCGTTGGAGAAATTGGCACAGGAAGAACCGGGGGATGATGTGCCGGAAAAAACCGATTTGGAGATTAAAAATGAAATTCGGGCCCGCCGACTAAATTTAGGCATTTCTCCCCAACGATTTCAGACCTTGATGGACGATGGTTTAGCTTTTCAGTTGGGTATTGACCCCCAGCAAAGGTTGGAAAAGAACCCCAATACCAATGGTGCCCCTCTGAGCCTCGGCTCCCCAGAGCAACAGATGGCCATGACCATCACTGTGTTGGATGCCTTGGAAAGTTTGAGTCGAGAAGCTACGAGGGATTTTGCCCAAAACAATTCCGGCGATCGCCGCCGCTGGATTCCGAGGGTAAATCAATTGCGCCTCAGCAGTCGTAGTTTTTACGATTTGGTCAATGCCCGTTTCCATCACTATTTACCCATGGTCAGCCCTGCTTTATTGGGGGAACCGGAATTTGAGCAACGCCCCCTGGCCCAGGTATGGAATGCCATGGCCTTTGACAGCTTGGCAAGCCTGGAGGATGAAAGCCATTACCAAAGACTGAGTTTTGACGATACCAATCAGCTCAACCTCAATGGCACCCTGGAGCCAGGAGAAGGCTATGCCTATGCTGTTACCATTCCCCCCACAGAGGAGTTCAGCCTACAATTAACCGCCCCTCCCACCGCTCGAATTTCCTTCTATCCCCCCACCGGGCCGGAGGTAATTCTGCAAAATTCTGCCATGCACCGCTGGTCTGGCCCCACTGACCAAGCCGGTTATTACGAGTTGGTAATCACATCGGTAGCGGAGGAGCCGATCGCCTTTGAACTGGAACTCAGTATCATTCCCGCCAGTGCTCAACCATTTTGA
- a CDS encoding CHAD domain-containing protein, producing METTHSFGDRAVFAFGKHTGKIFKYAPRVLKDQDPEDLHQLRVGVRRLRTAVIGFMPAVQLPQGITERKIGKIGQQLGVQRDNDVLQEILLHKYLPHLPTSEQGCLEKVLKRLQKERKQAFKATYKLLTHDKFTQFKQSWEIWLEHPHFTSLGGLAIADVLPDLLLPQLSQFFLHPGWLVGTEIDPDTNSSNRQRRCIDLSPTAIETLLDGEESILHDLRKEAKRTRYQMELFSDYFGEEYQQLLAQVKMTQEILGNLQDSFVLRAMVEQYLDVDLKQLCPQWSAIFHGDRLGYWDQWQPLQSQFIDPVYRHHCRQLVQNPLVNSDQPTSSNL from the coding sequence ATGGAAACAACACATAGCTTTGGCGATCGAGCAGTTTTCGCCTTCGGGAAACACACTGGAAAAATTTTTAAATATGCCCCTAGGGTTTTAAAAGATCAAGACCCAGAGGATCTGCATCAGTTGCGGGTGGGGGTACGACGGTTAAGAACGGCGGTCATTGGTTTTATGCCAGCCGTGCAATTACCCCAGGGCATTACGGAAAGAAAAATCGGAAAAATAGGTCAACAGTTGGGAGTGCAACGGGACAATGATGTTTTGCAGGAAATTTTGCTCCATAAATATTTACCCCATTTACCAACATCGGAACAAGGTTGTTTGGAAAAAGTTTTAAAACGTTTACAAAAGGAGCGAAAACAGGCGTTTAAAGCCACCTATAAATTGTTAACCCACGACAAATTTACTCAATTTAAACAGAGCTGGGAAATATGGCTAGAACATCCCCACTTCACTAGCCTCGGTGGTTTGGCGATCGCCGATGTATTACCTGATTTACTTCTGCCCCAACTGAGCCAATTTTTTCTTCATCCCGGTTGGTTGGTTGGTACAGAAATTGACCCCGATACTAACAGTTCAAACCGACAACGTCGCTGTATTGACCTCAGTCCTACCGCCATTGAAACTTTGTTAGACGGGGAAGAATCAATTTTGCACGATTTACGTAAAGAAGCAAAACGCACCCGCTACCAAATGGAGCTATTTAGCGATTACTTTGGGGAAGAATATCAACAATTATTAGCCCAGGTAAAAATGACCCAAGAAATCCTCGGCAATTTGCAAGATAGCTTCGTTTTGAGGGCCATGGTGGAGCAGTACCTGGATGTAGACCTAAAGCAACTCTGTCCCCAATGGAGTGCTATTTTCCATGGCGATCGCCTGGGATATTGGGACCAATGGCAACCATTGCAGAGCCAGTTTATCGACCCCGTATATCGTCACCACTGTCGTCAACTGGTGCAAAATCCCCTTGTAAACAGTGACCAGCCAACTTCTAGCAACCTTTAA
- a CDS encoding thylakoid membrane protein, with translation MTNNDNIRLEQISEDLEAQRHSLNEQGQRLDRIETILTNLVTEIKIYDSKLDTYQKASQQIVNIAFGLLATSALAIIIPAVLNR, from the coding sequence ATGACTAACAATGACAATATTCGCTTAGAGCAGATCTCCGAAGATCTTGAAGCTCAAAGACATAGCTTGAATGAACAGGGGCAACGCCTAGACCGAATTGAAACGATTCTTACTAACCTAGTGACAGAAATTAAAATCTATGACAGCAAACTAGATACTTACCAGAAAGCTTCCCAGCAAATTGTCAATATTGCCTTTGGCCTTTTGGCCACCTCGGCCCTCGCCATAATCATTCCCGCCGTTCTTAACCGCTAA
- the recJ gene encoding single-stranded-DNA-specific exonuclease RecJ: protein MAQFRWQLIPPVTPPAIFVEQVRRHCGQSSGQFAAQLLWQRGIQSADQLGGFLSPDCYTPTSPWEFGQEMKWAVQRLGQAMAQKEKVTIWGDFDADGITSTAVLWEGLGQFFPQDSQLTYTIPNRLRESHGLNRPGLERLATQGTKLIVTCDTGSTNLDEIVYAQQLGMDVIVTDHHTLPDDRPEVVAIINPRYFADGHPLFNLSGVAVAFKLVEALYNQYPTVPQQPLEDLLDLVAIGLIADLVTLQGDCRYLAQRGIAQLRTQKDPATATRPGIHALLNLCNRNGDRPTDIGFGIGPRINAISRIKGDASFGVELLTSRDTKVCNQLAAEAETLNSRRKGLQKSVIIEIDQRLQNIDLSTTGVVVLTDPQWPTGVLGLAASHVAQTCGRPAILLNTQDGKIAKGSARSVANIDLYALLHSQRHLMLGFGGHPFAAGLSLPLDKLPLFTEAVNQQFWQSYGAQISLDPILAVDLQVKVADLGQDLFREFNLLEPYGMGNPAPKLLLENVQVGRPSFRNIKDRTGNKVSYLKTSFRVTDYPPKTDDDGQVVQCPGVWWGHHPDELPQNEPLDLVVELDFNTYDRQYEVRLIDFRLHQPQGIAPSQTSTNLIDRRSPHAPDQDLSPQGHVLRTCPSSWSELRRAYQQAIAAQQPLVLDYHFLPQCPSSLVAELEAQWHGRETAQLSPLSLQKQWDFSHGLASQILVLIQEYGPALNSGSAWPKALVRQIETLIAEEQFQKQYFSQVSLTPELLATVPDKP from the coding sequence ATGGCCCAATTTCGTTGGCAGTTAATTCCCCCTGTTACTCCCCCGGCTATTTTTGTCGAACAGGTGCGTCGCCATTGTGGCCAATCCAGCGGTCAATTTGCCGCCCAATTACTGTGGCAAAGGGGCATTCAGTCAGCGGATCAGTTGGGTGGGTTTCTTTCCCCGGATTGTTATACTCCCACCAGCCCTTGGGAATTTGGCCAGGAAATGAAATGGGCTGTACAAAGGTTGGGCCAGGCCATGGCCCAGAAGGAAAAAGTCACCATTTGGGGGGATTTCGATGCCGACGGCATTACTTCCACTGCAGTGTTATGGGAAGGATTGGGGCAATTTTTTCCCCAGGATAGCCAGTTGACCTACACCATCCCTAACCGTTTACGGGAGTCCCACGGCCTCAACCGACCGGGACTAGAACGCTTAGCAACCCAGGGTACAAAGTTAATTGTCACCTGCGACACTGGCAGTACAAATTTGGACGAAATTGTCTATGCCCAGCAGTTGGGCATGGATGTAATTGTCACCGACCACCATACGTTGCCAGACGATCGCCCGGAGGTGGTGGCCATTATTAACCCCCGTTACTTTGCCGATGGCCATCCCCTGTTTAACCTTTCCGGAGTAGCAGTGGCTTTTAAGTTGGTGGAAGCTCTCTACAACCAATATCCCACAGTGCCCCAACAACCCTTGGAGGATTTACTAGATTTAGTGGCGATCGGTCTAATTGCCGATTTGGTTACCCTGCAAGGTGATTGTCGTTACCTAGCCCAACGGGGCATTGCCCAACTCCGTACCCAAAAAGATCCAGCCACTGCCACCCGCCCTGGCATCCATGCCCTACTTAACCTTTGCAATCGCAACGGCGATCGGCCCACAGACATTGGTTTTGGTATTGGCCCCCGCATCAACGCCATCAGTCGCATTAAAGGGGATGCTAGCTTTGGAGTAGAACTACTCACCAGTCGGGACACAAAAGTTTGTAACCAATTGGCGGCCGAAGCGGAAACCCTCAACAGTAGACGCAAGGGATTACAGAAATCTGTCATTATCGAAATTGACCAACGACTCCAAAACATTGACCTATCCACCACCGGGGTAGTAGTACTCACCGATCCCCAGTGGCCTACAGGGGTTTTGGGCCTAGCCGCCAGTCATGTAGCCCAAACCTGTGGCCGTCCGGCCATTTTGCTCAACACCCAAGATGGGAAAATTGCCAAAGGATCAGCCCGTTCTGTGGCCAACATTGACCTTTATGCCCTACTGCACAGTCAACGACATTTAATGCTGGGCTTTGGAGGCCATCCCTTTGCCGCCGGTTTGAGCTTGCCTTTGGATAAATTGCCGTTGTTCACGGAAGCGGTCAATCAACAGTTTTGGCAAAGCTACGGAGCCCAGATCAGCTTGGATCCGATTCTGGCAGTGGATCTCCAAGTGAAGGTGGCAGATTTAGGACAGGACCTCTTTCGGGAATTTAATTTGCTTGAACCCTATGGCATGGGTAACCCCGCACCCAAACTACTACTGGAAAATGTGCAAGTCGGGAGGCCCAGCTTTCGCAATATCAAAGACCGCACTGGTAATAAAGTGTCCTACCTAAAAACCAGCTTTCGGGTAACGGACTATCCGCCTAAAACCGATGACGATGGCCAAGTTGTTCAATGCCCTGGGGTTTGGTGGGGCCACCATCCCGATGAACTGCCCCAAAATGAACCGTTGGATCTGGTGGTGGAATTAGACTTCAACACCTACGACCGGCAGTATGAAGTGCGCCTGATCGATTTCCGCTTACATCAACCCCAAGGAATTGCCCCTAGTCAAACTAGTACCAATTTAATTGACCGCCGTTCCCCCCATGCCCCAGACCAGGATCTTTCTCCCCAAGGTCATGTCCTCCGCACCTGTCCCAGCAGTTGGTCAGAATTGCGCCGGGCCTACCAACAGGCGATCGCCGCCCAGCAACCCCTAGTGTTGGATTATCATTTCTTACCCCAATGCCCTAGTAGCTTAGTGGCCGAACTAGAAGCCCAATGGCATGGGCGGGAAACGGCCCAACTTTCTCCCCTCAGCTTGCAAAAACAATGGGATTTTAGCCATGGCTTAGCAAGTCAAATTCTGGTCCTAATCCAAGAGTACGGCCCAGCGTTAAACTCAGGCAGTGCTTGGCCGAAAGCTTTGGTCCGCCAAATTGAAACTTTAATTGCAGAAGAACAATTCCAAAAGCAATATTTCAGCCAGGTGTCCCTAACCCCCGAGCTTTTGGCCACCGTACCCGACAAGCCATGA
- a CDS encoding ATP-binding protein, translated as MGKFLDLLQKYWLLPCLLLAGYGGNYFKLHIFFGVDFLFGSIATLLVLVCYSLPWGLVSAAIAGSHTLIIWRHGYGILIIILEALVVGLMLRRRQTNLVLINSLFWLLIGIPLVYIFYRWGLNMTSVTTSLITLKQATNGIFNSLIASFLITGFGLSKQKFSPSTNPAFFPWKKLSFEQTLFNLLVAFVFFPLFFITVVNGQEAFVQMEKQTVQELTALSIPIQNSVEDWYQSHLEGAEVFATEILPLVAAINQGNGAQLPALSLMTHTIQTAFTGFSNIYVGDRQGQIIASSPEFNEVGESRLGLIQAEKIAGFSIPSQIQVSPLHRTNVNVDPHVAITIPLVANNSFEGFINASLNLAKMKDLLYANRVSKELNITLINGQNQVVASTIANVLPLEIYQPFEGGDPRDLGSSNYHWYPDTPANPTIRWRDSYYYHILPLDKINDWQLVLGLPARESIEKLQAQSVQKLGLLLFLSLVGLVVAIGVSKRVANPLLTLAKITTDIPTKMQYQGLTPIALRSEVSEVITLNENFNEMLITLQNQFKIIKQAKDNLEMRVAERTHTLIVINKQLAGEIEERQRIEIKLREAKESAELANRVKSEFLANISHEIRTPMNAILGFCDLLLQKDLSLSQTKKYLNAIGSSSKILLALIDDILDISKIEAGKLVIHLEPVDLRVIIREIKQIFDYKAESKSLLLTIQIDETLNQAIYFDAVRLRQILFNLVGNALKFTEEGQVFIYIGVEGIQVRSQGTYISLAIEVTDTGIGIAPEDQAKIFDVFTQSQGQSTRKYGGTGLGLTITRRLTALLGGEISLSSRLGEGSTFILHFPAVRLVENSLKSDLTNGDGGNLTDRLGSMSSSSANTTEKLLPTRVGNMAPDNNSLGNHNGPSQGFPRAVPLIDQAQRQQLISLLEQEETNVWNKLRHTLISRQIRNFGDRLSSWGNEYGWEDLHTYGQSIIKALENFDSRRLEQLMGQFPQYRASLTEVSAGVDGKHASE; from the coding sequence ATGGGCAAATTTCTTGATCTCCTACAAAAATACTGGCTTTTGCCCTGCCTTTTGCTAGCGGGTTACGGGGGAAACTATTTCAAGTTACATATATTTTTTGGAGTTGATTTTCTTTTTGGCAGCATTGCCACTTTACTGGTTTTGGTTTGCTATAGCTTGCCCTGGGGTCTAGTTAGTGCGGCGATCGCCGGTAGTCACACCCTGATCATTTGGCGCCATGGCTACGGCATATTAATAATCATCCTGGAAGCCCTGGTGGTGGGCTTGATGTTGCGCCGCCGGCAAACAAACTTAGTCCTAATTAATAGTCTCTTTTGGCTATTAATTGGCATACCGTTGGTTTATATTTTTTACCGTTGGGGCTTAAATATGACCTCGGTTACCACCAGTTTAATCACTCTTAAGCAAGCTACCAATGGCATTTTTAATAGTTTAATTGCCAGTTTTTTAATCACTGGCTTTGGTTTGTCGAAGCAGAAGTTTTCCCCCTCGACTAATCCAGCTTTTTTTCCCTGGAAAAAACTGTCTTTTGAGCAGACTTTGTTTAATTTGCTGGTGGCATTTGTCTTTTTCCCCCTCTTTTTTATCACTGTTGTTAATGGTCAAGAAGCTTTTGTACAAATGGAAAAGCAAACAGTCCAAGAACTAACAGCTTTATCCATACCCATTCAAAATTCTGTTGAGGATTGGTATCAAAGTCATCTGGAAGGAGCAGAGGTTTTTGCCACCGAAATCTTACCTTTAGTAGCTGCAATCAACCAGGGTAATGGGGCGCAACTACCTGCCCTTAGCCTTATGACCCACACCATACAAACAGCTTTTACTGGCTTTAGTAATATTTATGTCGGCGATCGCCAGGGGCAAATTATTGCCAGTTCTCCTGAATTTAATGAAGTGGGAGAATCACGACTAGGACTGATTCAAGCAGAAAAAATAGCTGGTTTTTCCATTCCCTCGCAAATACAAGTATCTCCACTACACCGCACCAATGTGAACGTCGATCCCCATGTGGCTATCACTATTCCACTAGTGGCTAACAATAGCTTTGAGGGCTTTATTAATGCTTCTTTAAACCTGGCTAAAATGAAAGACCTTCTATATGCAAATAGGGTCAGTAAGGAATTAAATATTACCCTCATCAATGGGCAAAATCAAGTGGTAGCCAGCACCATTGCTAATGTATTACCATTGGAAATCTATCAACCTTTTGAGGGGGGAGACCCTCGGGATTTAGGCTCATCAAATTACCATTGGTATCCCGATACACCGGCTAATCCTACCATCCGCTGGCGCGACTCCTATTATTATCATATTTTGCCCTTGGATAAAATTAATGATTGGCAATTAGTGCTTGGTTTGCCCGCTCGGGAAAGCATCGAAAAACTACAGGCTCAATCAGTACAAAAATTGGGCTTGCTATTATTTTTAAGTCTAGTGGGTTTGGTGGTTGCCATTGGTGTGAGTAAGCGGGTAGCTAATCCATTATTAACTTTAGCTAAAATCACCACTGACATTCCCACTAAAATGCAATACCAAGGCTTAACTCCCATTGCTCTCCGTAGTGAAGTCAGCGAAGTAATTACTCTGAATGAAAACTTTAATGAAATGCTGATTACTTTGCAAAATCAGTTTAAAATCATTAAGCAGGCCAAGGATAACTTAGAAATGAGAGTGGCGGAAAGAACCCACACTTTAATTGTGATTAATAAGCAACTAGCGGGGGAAATCGAAGAACGTCAGCGCATTGAAATTAAGTTGAGGGAAGCAAAGGAAAGTGCCGAATTAGCCAACCGTGTTAAGAGTGAGTTTTTAGCTAATATTAGCCATGAAATTCGGACTCCAATGAATGCTATTTTGGGTTTTTGCGACTTACTTTTACAAAAAGATCTTAGTTTGTCCCAAACCAAGAAATATCTCAATGCCATTGGTTCTAGTAGTAAGATTTTGTTGGCACTGATCGATGACATTTTAGATATTTCTAAAATTGAAGCAGGCAAATTAGTCATCCATCTAGAGCCAGTAGATTTAAGGGTAATAATTAGGGAAATCAAACAAATTTTTGATTACAAAGCTGAAAGCAAGAGTTTGTTGTTAACTATCCAAATAGATGAAACCTTAAACCAAGCTATTTATTTTGATGCGGTACGTCTGCGACAAATTTTATTTAATTTAGTGGGTAATGCTCTTAAATTTACGGAGGAGGGACAGGTTTTTATTTACATTGGCGTGGAAGGCATTCAAGTCCGTTCCCAGGGCACCTATATTTCTCTAGCCATTGAAGTCACTGACACGGGCATCGGCATTGCTCCAGAAGACCAAGCGAAGATTTTTGATGTTTTCACCCAAAGTCAGGGCCAGAGCACTCGCAAATATGGGGGCACAGGTTTGGGCTTGACCATTACTAGGCGCTTGACTGCATTATTAGGGGGAGAAATAAGTCTTTCCAGTCGGCTGGGGGAGGGGAGCACGTTTATTTTGCATTTCCCAGCGGTACGTTTGGTGGAAAATTCACTCAAGTCCGACCTCACCAATGGTGATGGGGGAAATTTAACCGATCGCCTAGGGTCGATGTCTTCATCTTCCGCCAATACAACGGAAAAACTTTTGCCCACTAGGGTTGGGAATATGGCCCCTGACAACAACTCCTTAGGCAACCACAACGGGCCTAGCCAAGGCTTCCCTAGGGCAGTCCCCCTCATTGACCAAGCCCAACGACAACAATTGATTTCTCTGCTGGAACAGGAAGAAACTAATGTTTGGAATAAATTACGCCATACCCTCATTTCCCGGCAAATAAGAAACTTTGGCGATCGCCTTTCAAGTTGGGGGAACGAATATGGCTGGGAAGATTTACACACCTATGGTCAGAGCATTATCAAGGCTTTGGAAAATTTTGATAGCCGTCGATTGGAGCAACTTATGGGTCAATTTCCCCAATATAGAGCTAGTCTGACGGAAGTTTCTGCCGGAGTGGATGGTAAGCATGCTTCCGAGTAG
- a CDS encoding DUF2079 domain-containing protein: MEVSQSKPEGFLPPRSLLVGMAIGAVILFICATVRHWLFQSTALDLGFFDQAIYLISQGEYPRVSFRGFHILGDHAAFLVYPIAIFYKIYPSVYWLFLIQAIALALGAWPTWQLAKQTGLGEKESLTMALVYGLYPLIFNINLFDFHTEVIAVPALLWAVWSARANKWGIFLISLVTILASKAVLSLTVFMLGIWLLIWERKRLMGLITTVAGIAWFIITTKGIIPAFSGEEAAAVGRYSFLGDSVAEIILNLILKPQIVLGMLFTLDNLFYLVLLTAPVIWGIWGKAWAMFIPAIPALFVNLVTDYLPQKDLIHQYSLPILPFLLLVVMTHWYQGSSWLKKLRWIILWTAIAFLALGKYTYFFGRYWHHWGQLANLQTAVSLVQPGDRVLTSPHLAAHLSHRPDLELAIEAEAPFDLNRFDAVLLQTNYAGWENSQGTVEALAQRVSQDSAFTPEYQENEVILYRRAPSIP; this comes from the coding sequence ATGGAAGTAAGCCAGAGCAAGCCTGAAGGATTTTTGCCCCCCCGTTCTTTGCTGGTCGGGATGGCGATCGGTGCAGTCATTCTCTTCATCTGTGCCACGGTGCGCCATTGGCTGTTCCAATCCACTGCTCTCGATTTGGGTTTCTTTGACCAGGCTATTTATCTGATCAGTCAGGGGGAATATCCCCGAGTTTCCTTTCGGGGTTTCCATATTTTGGGGGACCACGCCGCCTTTTTGGTTTATCCCATAGCGATTTTTTACAAAATTTATCCCTCCGTTTATTGGTTATTTCTGATCCAGGCGATCGCCTTAGCCTTGGGAGCTTGGCCCACTTGGCAATTGGCAAAACAAACGGGACTGGGGGAAAAAGAAAGTTTAACCATGGCCTTGGTTTATGGCCTATATCCCCTAATTTTTAACATCAATTTATTTGACTTTCACACTGAAGTAATCGCCGTACCTGCTCTGCTTTGGGCCGTGTGGAGCGCTAGGGCGAATAAGTGGGGGATTTTCTTAATTAGTTTAGTCACAATCTTGGCTAGCAAAGCAGTACTTTCCCTCACCGTATTTATGCTAGGCATTTGGTTATTGATTTGGGAAAGAAAAAGGTTAATGGGACTCATTACCACCGTGGCGGGCATTGCCTGGTTTATCATTACCACCAAAGGTATTATTCCTGCTTTTAGCGGAGAGGAAGCAGCGGCGGTGGGTCGTTATAGTTTCCTGGGGGATTCCGTTGCAGAAATTATTTTAAATTTAATTCTTAAACCCCAAATTGTTTTAGGGATGTTATTTACCCTGGATAATTTATTTTATTTGGTGCTATTAACTGCGCCGGTTATTTGGGGAATTTGGGGCAAAGCTTGGGCTATGTTTATCCCCGCCATTCCCGCCCTATTTGTTAATTTGGTCACCGATTATCTGCCCCAAAAAGATTTAATTCATCAATATTCATTGCCAATTTTGCCCTTTTTGCTCCTAGTGGTGATGACCCATTGGTATCAGGGCAGTAGTTGGTTAAAAAAGCTCCGGTGGATTATTCTCTGGACGGCGATCGCCTTTTTAGCTTTGGGGAAATACACTTATTTTTTCGGCCGGTATTGGCACCATTGGGGACAATTGGCTAACCTACAAACGGCGGTGTCCTTAGTGCAACCAGGTGATCGGGTTTTGACTTCGCCCCACCTGGCGGCCCACCTGAGCCATCGACCAGATTTGGAATTAGCCATTGAAGCGGAAGCTCCCTTCGATCTGAACCGTTTTGATGCCGTATTGTTGCAGACTAACTACGCTGGTTGGGAAAATTCCCAGGGCACGGTGGAAGCCCTAGCCCAGCGGGTGAGTCAGGATTCAGCTTTTACGCCAGAATATCAAGAGAACGAGGTAATTCTTTATCGACGGGCCCCTTCTATTCCCTAA